One Luteitalea sp. genomic window carries:
- a CDS encoding NUDIX domain-containing protein, translated as MAAMQGAMLTVADIETRLRAAASVLPGRQAQMVMEPRPRGETHPPSQERVDGRTSGSRRAAALLLVYPEPVEAHVLLTVRAMTLPQHAGQVSLPGGAVADGETAQAGALREAYEEVGVDPSQLQVVAPLSTVHITVSRFRVEPFVAVADTPLTFRPDPREVGRLLEVPVSELLDPARVHVTHWLLHGRDCDIPYFDLGGEIVWGATAMILAEFVQLLKK; from the coding sequence TTGGCAGCGATGCAAGGCGCGATGTTGACGGTTGCTGACATCGAAACCCGATTGCGCGCGGCGGCAAGCGTGCTCCCAGGCCGGCAGGCTCAGATGGTCATGGAGCCGAGGCCGCGTGGTGAGACGCATCCACCCAGCCAGGAGCGCGTCGATGGACGGACATCCGGCTCACGCCGTGCGGCGGCGCTCCTGCTGGTGTACCCAGAGCCTGTCGAGGCCCATGTGCTTCTGACAGTGCGCGCGATGACGTTGCCCCAACACGCCGGTCAAGTGTCATTGCCCGGCGGCGCAGTCGCCGATGGAGAGACGGCCCAGGCAGGCGCGCTGCGCGAGGCCTATGAGGAAGTCGGCGTCGATCCCTCGCAGCTGCAGGTCGTCGCCCCGCTCTCGACGGTGCACATCACCGTCAGCCGGTTTCGCGTCGAGCCGTTCGTCGCGGTGGCTGACACCCCGCTGACGTTCCGCCCTGATCCGCGGGAGGTTGGTCGCCTGTTGGAAGTCCCGGTCAGCGAGTTGCTCGACCCCGCGCGCGTCCACGTGACACACTGGTTGCTTCACGGTCGCGACTGCGACATCCCGTACTTCGACCTTGGCGGCGAGATCGTCTGGGGCGCGACCGCGATGATCCTCGCGGAGTTCGTCCAGCTGTTGAAGAAGTGA
- a CDS encoding DUF1080 domain-containing protein — protein MRRARAVVGFLVVVLYVIPVAADPTPFLGRWNLTSVDHEPTYVYWLEVREEGGALTGTLLNRGGSPLPLPAISVEGEELVFRAASPADRPSPEFRARIEGDELVGTVTEGDRTIKWLGRRPPTWGDADANADHAFGTPVELFDGRSLDAWEVQDKEQPSGWSVVDDAMTNQAKANNLVSKQKFTDFKIQAEYKLEPESNSGIYLRGRYELQVLDDHGKPIAEGGHMAIYAWEPPRVNASKPAGEWQTMEATLVGNRVTVTLNGQTVHDNVAIQAITGGALDANESMAGPIMLQGDHGKVWFRRVTVTPIMGAG, from the coding sequence ATGCGTCGCGCGCGCGCTGTTGTCGGGTTCTTGGTGGTGGTCCTCTACGTGATTCCCGTCGCTGCCGACCCGACACCATTTCTCGGTCGGTGGAACCTGACGAGCGTTGATCACGAGCCGACCTACGTCTATTGGCTCGAGGTCAGGGAGGAGGGCGGTGCGCTCACGGGCACGCTCCTCAACCGTGGCGGAAGCCCACTTCCTCTGCCGGCGATCTCAGTGGAGGGTGAAGAGCTGGTCTTTCGCGCGGCGAGCCCGGCGGATCGACCGTCGCCGGAGTTTCGCGCCCGCATCGAGGGTGACGAGCTCGTCGGCACCGTTACCGAGGGCGATCGCACCATCAAGTGGCTGGGTCGGCGCCCTCCGACATGGGGTGACGCCGATGCAAATGCCGACCACGCCTTCGGTACGCCGGTGGAGCTCTTCGATGGCCGATCGCTCGATGCTTGGGAGGTGCAAGACAAGGAGCAGCCTTCAGGATGGTCGGTTGTCGATGACGCCATGACCAACCAGGCCAAGGCGAACAACTTGGTTTCGAAGCAGAAGTTCACAGACTTCAAGATCCAGGCGGAGTACAAGCTCGAGCCTGAGAGCAACAGCGGGATCTACCTGCGTGGTCGGTACGAGCTCCAGGTGCTCGATGACCATGGCAAGCCGATCGCTGAGGGCGGCCACATGGCTATCTACGCATGGGAGCCGCCGCGCGTCAACGCGAGCAAGCCGGCTGGCGAGTGGCAGACGATGGAGGCGACGCTCGTGGGCAATCGTGTCACGGTCACGCTCAATGGCCAGACCGTCCATGACAACGTGGCGATCCAGGCGATCACGGGCGGTGCGCTGGACGCCAACGAGTCCATGGCCGGCCCCATCATGTTACAGGGGGACCACGGCAAGGTGTGGTTTCGTCGGGTGACGGTGACACCCATCATGGGCGCGGGCTAG
- a CDS encoding sigma-70 family RNA polymerase sigma factor — protein MRDVTPSSASSPASSAPPAADERRLVAAAGEGDCHAFDELVERHQRLVYAVCYRFVGNQEDARDLTQDVFVRAYRGIRRFRGNAGVSTWLHRIAVNRSLNHLASRRRAHEPIEPETRVDEDAPAPDEGVASAERARLVRAAIARLPRVQRATLILRLYRDLPHEEIARILGNSVGASKANLFHALNNIRRQLEGKDLR, from the coding sequence ATGCGCGACGTGACGCCTAGCTCTGCCTCATCGCCCGCTTCCTCGGCTCCTCCTGCAGCAGACGAGCGTCGGTTGGTTGCCGCCGCCGGCGAGGGCGACTGTCACGCCTTCGATGAGCTCGTCGAGCGCCACCAGCGCTTGGTCTACGCAGTCTGTTACCGCTTTGTCGGGAATCAGGAAGACGCACGTGATTTGACGCAGGACGTCTTCGTGCGCGCGTATCGAGGGATTCGCCGATTCCGGGGCAACGCGGGGGTCAGCACGTGGCTGCATCGGATTGCCGTGAACAGGTCCCTCAATCATCTCGCCTCACGGCGTCGAGCCCATGAGCCCATCGAGCCAGAGACGCGCGTAGACGAAGATGCGCCGGCTCCGGACGAGGGCGTGGCCTCCGCTGAGCGCGCTCGGCTCGTTCGCGCCGCCATTGCGAGGTTGCCGCGGGTACAGCGGGCAACGCTCATCTTGCGCCTCTATCGCGACCTGCCGCACGAGGAGATCGCACGTATCCTTGGCAACTCGGTTGGGGCGTCCAAGGCCAACCTCTTTCACGCCCTCAACAACATCAGACGGCAGCTGGAGGGCAAGGACTTACGATGA
- a CDS encoding DUF1800 family protein: MTPPRTPRSAVRTGGWTRSWTSPNAPASASSSSRSSGASSSSSHEPGNGSGWSSVGRNGILKLKPQYSGRTRWRLPVHQIHRESKLRQLDRSTIGGAAAAVLLSIASSSVLVADRTSSAIPSDADDRTIVHVLNRLGFGPSSNDLERVRRLGLEKYIDEQLHPERIRENEALEAKLASFETLKLSTQVLTQEYDEPVKQLRRAAARRQSEDSDRGTAPMDEAERPSEGVPPDASQASAMTGRNENGQVADPAMDDSQGERETVVDKRSPERRDELKAAIHKRALVGQELAQQKVLRATYSERQLEEVLVDFWFNHFNVFGGGNTYTYVTEYERDVIRPHALGKFRDLLGTVAHSPAMLRYLDNWRSVGPNAPGPRRPSRRSAGVVRPRGRAPVWRQPPGRVARRLPTTPPTPAASTVEPKRAQQQPKTKPGLNENYARELMELHTLGVEGGYTQQDVIEVAKCFTGWTIRPPKQGGEAIFNPGMHEPAAKRVLGHEIDAGGERDGEEVLDLLARHPSTATFIATKLARRFVADDPPEAVVERAAERFRETDGDIREVVRTIVTAPEFLDAQAHRAKVKSPFEFVVSALRATDARIEEGEVLVRTVRQLGMPLYGAQPPTGYIDLASSWTSSGALLARMNFALALANNRLPGVTVSLAPLLGNDPAAAHERLLTSLLLNDASSETRATTAKGKNVAQVTALTLGSPEFQRK; this comes from the coding sequence ATGACGCCACCGCGCACACCGCGCTCAGCCGTGCGTACCGGCGGCTGGACGAGGTCCTGGACGTCGCCCAACGCGCCCGCTTCCGCGTCATCGAGCAGCAGATCGAGCGGCGCAAGCTCGAGCTCATCGCACGAGCCCGGGAACGGCAGCGGTTGGAGCAGCGTGGGCCGCAACGGGATCCTTAAACTCAAACCGCAGTACTCGGGTCGTACTAGGTGGAGGCTGCCCGTGCATCAGATCCACCGTGAGTCGAAACTTCGCCAGCTCGACCGCTCGACCATCGGTGGCGCGGCGGCGGCGGTGCTGCTGTCGATTGCCAGCAGCTCGGTCCTCGTCGCCGACCGAACATCGTCGGCCATACCGAGCGACGCGGACGATCGAACGATTGTCCACGTCTTGAACCGCCTTGGCTTCGGTCCATCGAGCAACGACTTGGAGCGCGTGCGGCGCTTGGGGCTGGAGAAGTACATCGATGAGCAGCTACATCCCGAGCGCATCCGCGAAAATGAGGCGCTCGAGGCAAAGCTTGCGTCGTTTGAAACCTTGAAGCTCAGCACGCAAGTGCTCACGCAAGAGTACGATGAGCCCGTCAAGCAGCTTCGACGAGCGGCCGCTCGGCGACAGTCCGAGGACAGCGACCGGGGAACGGCGCCCATGGATGAAGCCGAGCGACCGAGCGAAGGGGTGCCTCCCGATGCGAGCCAGGCGTCTGCGATGACCGGCCGTAATGAGAACGGGCAGGTTGCGGATCCGGCCATGGATGACTCGCAGGGTGAACGCGAGACCGTCGTCGACAAGCGGTCACCTGAGAGGCGAGACGAGCTGAAAGCGGCAATACACAAGCGTGCGCTGGTCGGCCAAGAGCTCGCGCAGCAGAAGGTCCTGCGTGCGACCTACAGTGAGCGGCAGCTGGAGGAAGTCCTCGTGGACTTCTGGTTCAATCACTTCAACGTCTTTGGCGGAGGCAACACCTACACCTATGTCACCGAGTACGAACGCGACGTGATCCGACCGCACGCGCTTGGCAAGTTTCGGGATCTCCTTGGTACCGTGGCGCACAGCCCCGCCATGCTCCGCTATCTGGACAACTGGCGAAGCGTTGGTCCAAACGCGCCCGGGCCTCGTCGACCGAGCCGCCGATCTGCAGGCGTCGTGCGTCCGCGTGGTCGCGCACCGGTGTGGCGACAACCGCCGGGCAGAGTGGCACGACGCCTACCGACGACTCCGCCCACGCCGGCGGCATCCACCGTCGAGCCGAAGCGCGCGCAACAACAGCCGAAGACCAAGCCTGGTCTAAACGAGAATTACGCGCGTGAGCTCATGGAGCTGCACACGCTCGGCGTAGAAGGCGGCTACACGCAGCAGGACGTCATTGAGGTGGCGAAGTGCTTCACTGGGTGGACCATCCGCCCGCCAAAGCAAGGGGGTGAGGCCATCTTCAATCCTGGCATGCACGAGCCGGCAGCGAAGCGGGTCCTCGGCCACGAGATCGATGCCGGCGGCGAGCGAGACGGAGAGGAGGTGCTGGATCTGCTGGCTCGACACCCCTCGACCGCCACCTTCATCGCGACCAAGCTCGCGCGGCGTTTCGTGGCAGACGACCCGCCAGAGGCGGTCGTCGAGCGCGCAGCCGAGCGCTTCCGCGAGACCGACGGCGACATTCGCGAGGTGGTTCGCACGATTGTCACGGCGCCAGAGTTCTTGGACGCCCAGGCCCATCGGGCGAAGGTGAAGTCGCCGTTCGAGTTCGTGGTCAGCGCGTTGCGTGCAACCGATGCGCGTATCGAGGAAGGCGAAGTGCTCGTCCGAACCGTGCGGCAGCTTGGGATGCCACTCTACGGTGCGCAGCCACCGACGGGCTACATCGACCTCGCGAGCAGTTGGACGAGCTCCGGCGCGCTCTTGGCTCGTATGAACTTTGCGCTCGCGCTCGCCAACAATCGGCTCCCTGGCGTGACCGTTTCGCTCGCGCCGCTCCTCGGCAACGATCCAGCGGCCGCGCACGAGCGATTGCTCACCTCGTTGTTGCTGAACGACGCCTCATCGGAGACGCGCGCCACGACTGCCAAGGGCAAGAACGTCGCGCAGGTCACGGCGCTGACGCTCGGATCACCAGAGTTTCAGCGCAAGTGA
- a CDS encoding DUF1501 domain-containing protein, translated as MQTRRIFLKNGALALVSLGFAPSFLARTASAETRRQRVLVAIFQRGAVDGLNMVVPFGDNAYYAARPTIAIRQPRGEGGALDLDEFFGFHPRMAPLHPWYQQGQLAIVHACGSPNATRSHFDAQDFMETATPGAKSTQDGWLNRYLQARRVEEQTPLRAVSLTPQLPRSLQGTAPAIAMTQIKRFDLRAAAGMQASFEEQYAAAADEALGKTGGEAFEAIKMLRTVGGKRYQPENRARYPRSPFGRALTQVAQLIKANVGLEIAFAEMGGWDTHFSQGGDVGQLATRLNDFSSGVAAFARDLGSRLQDVVILTMSEFGRTVNENGSRGTDHGHGNVMLALGGNVRGGKVYGKWPGLAPEQRFEGRDLAITTDFRDVFGETVVRHLGIRDPSHIFPGYTISPENFVGILG; from the coding sequence ATGCAGACTCGCAGAATCTTCCTCAAGAACGGAGCCTTGGCGCTGGTCAGCCTTGGTTTTGCGCCCTCGTTTCTTGCCAGGACGGCGTCGGCAGAAACACGGCGCCAGCGCGTGCTCGTCGCGATCTTTCAGCGGGGCGCGGTCGACGGCTTGAACATGGTGGTGCCCTTTGGTGACAACGCGTACTACGCGGCGCGGCCGACGATCGCCATTCGGCAGCCGCGTGGCGAGGGTGGCGCGCTCGATCTCGACGAGTTCTTTGGCTTCCACCCGCGCATGGCGCCGCTGCATCCGTGGTACCAACAGGGGCAGCTCGCCATTGTGCATGCGTGCGGCTCACCGAATGCCACGCGCTCACACTTCGACGCCCAGGACTTCATGGAGACGGCAACCCCCGGAGCCAAGAGCACACAGGACGGTTGGCTCAATCGCTACTTGCAGGCTCGACGTGTCGAGGAGCAGACACCGCTTCGTGCCGTGTCGTTGACGCCGCAATTGCCGCGGAGCCTTCAGGGTACGGCGCCCGCGATTGCCATGACGCAGATCAAGAGATTCGACCTGCGCGCCGCGGCTGGTATGCAGGCTTCGTTCGAAGAGCAGTACGCGGCGGCTGCGGACGAAGCGCTCGGCAAGACCGGCGGCGAAGCGTTCGAAGCCATCAAGATGCTCCGTACAGTAGGCGGGAAGCGCTATCAGCCGGAGAACCGTGCGCGGTATCCCCGCTCCCCGTTCGGACGGGCGCTCACACAGGTTGCACAGCTCATCAAGGCAAACGTTGGATTGGAGATTGCGTTTGCCGAGATGGGCGGCTGGGACACGCACTTCAGCCAGGGCGGGGACGTCGGCCAGCTCGCAACACGCCTGAACGACTTCTCCTCCGGCGTCGCGGCGTTTGCTCGAGATCTCGGCTCGCGACTCCAGGATGTTGTCATCCTGACGATGTCGGAGTTTGGACGAACGGTCAACGAGAATGGCAGCCGTGGAACGGACCACGGCCACGGGAACGTGATGCTCGCGCTCGGTGGGAATGTCCGCGGTGGCAAAGTCTACGGCAAGTGGCCCGGCTTGGCGCCCGAGCAGCGGTTCGAAGGACGTGATCTCGCGATCACCACGGACTTCCGCGACGTGTTTGGTGAGACTGTTGTCCGCCATCTCGGTATCCGTGACCCGAGCCACATCTTCCCTGGTTACACCATCTCACCGGAGAACTTCGTTGGCATTCTCGGTTAG
- a CDS encoding Uma2 family endonuclease encodes MSSTGRRLHYTYEQYLALEAESFIRHEYLDGEIYAMAGGSPDHAALAATIIGLLRPQPPPGCRAFTSDLRVRIPATGLATYPDIAVVCGRTQRATDDALAVVNPVLLVEITSKSTEEYDRGEKLRHYQHLLSVREILIVSHCEPCLTLHRREQTAWVTIEARQRQEVALAAVAARLSVDDVYRDELEDAHR; translated from the coding sequence ATGTCCAGCACAGGGCGGCGACTCCACTACACGTATGAGCAGTACCTCGCCCTCGAGGCAGAGAGCTTTATTCGCCACGAGTATCTGGACGGCGAGATCTACGCCATGGCAGGCGGGTCGCCGGACCATGCCGCTCTGGCGGCGACGATCATTGGCCTGCTACGCCCCCAGCCGCCGCCGGGCTGCCGCGCATTCACATCAGATCTGCGGGTCCGTATTCCAGCCACGGGCCTTGCGACCTATCCGGATATCGCCGTCGTCTGCGGACGCACACAGCGGGCAACAGACGACGCGCTCGCGGTTGTGAATCCAGTGCTCCTGGTGGAGATCACTAGCAAGTCGACAGAGGAGTACGACCGGGGCGAGAAGCTGCGCCACTACCAGCATCTCCTGAGCGTTCGAGAAATCCTCATCGTCTCGCACTGCGAGCCCTGTCTCACGCTGCATCGGCGCGAGCAAACGGCGTGGGTCACGATCGAAGCGAGACAACGGCAGGAAGTTGCTCTTGCCGCGGTCGCGGCTCGACTCTCCGTCGATGACGTGTACCGCGACGAGCTCGAAGACGCACACCGATAG
- a CDS encoding Uma2 family endonuclease has translation MPLPQATSFSSVAEYLAFERQAECRHEYLDGQIYALAGESLEHSAINANVMIRLGVQLEGKPCRVLSPNMKVRTATEGLYAYPDVSLVCGDPRVHDERRDILINPTVIIEILSPSTEAYDRGEKFLRYRQIETLRDYVPIGQSQPLIEHYERQPDESWVYLAVNDLAGTVSIASIECSLRLIDVYDRITFPAVTPAPAADTLKG, from the coding sequence ATGCCTCTCCCGCAGGCGACGTCGTTCTCCAGCGTTGCGGAGTATCTCGCGTTCGAGCGCCAGGCCGAATGTCGCCACGAGTACCTTGACGGGCAGATCTATGCGTTGGCCGGCGAAAGCCTGGAACACAGCGCAATCAACGCGAACGTCATGATACGGCTCGGCGTGCAGTTGGAGGGTAAACCGTGCCGGGTCCTGTCTCCAAACATGAAGGTCCGCACGGCGACGGAGGGTCTGTACGCGTATCCGGACGTATCTCTTGTTTGCGGTGACCCCCGCGTTCACGACGAGCGTCGCGACATTCTGATCAATCCCACGGTCATCATCGAGATCCTGTCTCCCTCCACGGAAGCCTATGATCGCGGGGAGAAGTTCCTGCGGTACCGCCAGATCGAAACGTTGCGAGACTACGTGCCGATCGGCCAGAGTCAGCCGCTCATCGAGCACTACGAGCGGCAACCTGATGAATCGTGGGTGTACCTCGCTGTGAACGACCTCGCGGGCACAGTGTCGATTGCGTCGATTGAATGCTCTCTACGTCTGATCGACGTCTACGATCGGATCACCTTCCCAGCGGTCACGCCAGCTCCGGCCGCCGATACCTTGAAGGGCTGA
- a CDS encoding PQQ-binding-like beta-propeller repeat protein, with amino-acid sequence MRRRDWSTPRRLGRSLYAELRATQLPFGYSCHGLAYKNTIIYLAGGRAPYFGFGQGSAAVAFQQRNGATAWQDLSFTNAHSSPLLINVDGQPQAVALLADEVIGFSPETGELLWSHPHPTQNGLAVSTPVWTDGNLLFVSSAYSGGARVLRLARSGGETTVTELWHNPRIQLHFGNAITESGYAFLSSGFSGPAFMTAVQLETGRIVWQRRGFAKAQLLHADGKLIILDEDGVLALARATPQRFQVLSRVSLLKRISWTPPTLVATRLYLRDRATIMALELGAPAANKAQPR; translated from the coding sequence CTGCGACGTCGCGATTGGTCTACTCCGCGACGTCTAGGCAGATCACTGTACGCCGAGCTCCGTGCGACCCAGCTGCCGTTCGGATACTCCTGCCATGGGCTTGCGTACAAGAACACGATTATCTATCTGGCTGGCGGCCGGGCGCCGTACTTCGGTTTTGGACAGGGCAGCGCGGCCGTGGCGTTCCAACAGCGCAACGGCGCCACTGCTTGGCAAGATCTCTCATTTACCAATGCACACTCGTCGCCCCTGTTGATCAACGTTGACGGCCAGCCTCAAGCTGTGGCGCTTCTCGCGGACGAGGTGATTGGCTTCAGCCCGGAGACCGGCGAGCTGCTCTGGAGTCACCCCCACCCAACACAAAACGGCCTCGCCGTTTCAACGCCCGTCTGGACCGACGGCAACCTTCTGTTCGTTTCATCGGCCTACAGCGGGGGCGCGCGCGTCTTGCGGCTCGCACGGAGCGGCGGCGAGACCACCGTCACCGAGTTGTGGCACAACCCCCGCATCCAGCTTCATTTCGGTAATGCGATTACCGAGAGCGGCTACGCATTCTTGTCGAGCGGTTTCTCGGGGCCGGCATTCATGACGGCCGTGCAGCTCGAGACAGGGCGCATCGTCTGGCAAAGGCGCGGCTTCGCAAAAGCGCAGTTGCTTCATGCGGACGGCAAGCTCATCATCCTCGACGAAGATGGCGTGCTCGCGCTCGCACGCGCCACGCCGCAGCGCTTTCAAGTGTTGTCGCGCGTCTCGCTCTTGAAGCGCATATCGTGGACGCCGCCTACGTTGGTCGCCACGCGGCTCTATCTCCGCGACAGGGCCACGATCATGGCACTCGAGCTCGGCGCGCCGGCAGCGAACAAGGCACAGCCACGTTGA
- a CDS encoding thioredoxin domain-containing protein, translating to MEGTPIMSVRVGATVLAGWVSVVGCGSAAQPSPDNAPAEQPNGSPARDASATRDAKTAVAVVDGSAITQAELDGAIGMQLSEIEERLYDLRKDRLEDLIAERLIAAEAKRRGMTVEVLEQQEIAAGVTPPSDSEVAAVFERYKNQAQGNPERLKTFIRDQVHEQKRDERRRAYVSTLEKAASVDRRLTPPAPRRTSLEVDEAPVRGDVSAPVTVIEFTDFHCPYCRRVQPTLMELLAKYKGKVRLVFRHFPIDQLHPTARKASEAAWCAQQQGKFWEYHDGLFEAGNDASPAALEKVASKIGLDEAKFKTCTAGAEAPAGVNSDLEEAQRLGLTGTPTFFINGRPLVGGLPLDAFSEIIDEELGSNAEQVTR from the coding sequence ATGGAAGGAACACCGATAATGTCAGTCCGAGTGGGTGCAACCGTCCTCGCGGGGTGGGTAAGCGTAGTCGGCTGCGGCAGCGCCGCACAGCCGAGTCCAGACAACGCGCCAGCCGAGCAGCCCAACGGGTCACCAGCGCGCGACGCCAGCGCGACGCGGGATGCCAAGACCGCGGTCGCTGTGGTCGACGGCTCCGCGATTACGCAGGCGGAGCTGGACGGCGCTATCGGCATGCAGCTCTCAGAAATCGAGGAGCGCCTGTACGACCTGCGCAAGGATCGACTCGAAGACCTGATTGCCGAGCGGCTCATCGCCGCTGAAGCCAAACGTCGCGGGATGACCGTCGAGGTGCTGGAGCAGCAGGAGATCGCTGCCGGAGTGACGCCGCCATCCGACAGCGAGGTTGCGGCCGTCTTCGAGCGCTACAAAAATCAGGCGCAGGGGAATCCCGAACGGCTGAAGACCTTCATCCGAGACCAGGTCCACGAGCAGAAGCGCGACGAGCGGCGGCGCGCATACGTGAGCACGCTCGAGAAGGCAGCCAGCGTCGACCGTCGTCTGACCCCACCTGCTCCGCGACGCACGTCTCTGGAGGTTGACGAGGCGCCTGTGAGAGGCGACGTTTCCGCACCCGTCACGGTCATCGAGTTCACAGACTTCCACTGCCCGTACTGCCGGCGGGTGCAGCCGACGCTCATGGAGCTCCTCGCGAAGTACAAAGGCAAAGTGCGCCTGGTCTTTCGGCACTTTCCGATCGACCAGCTCCACCCGACGGCTCGGAAGGCATCCGAGGCGGCGTGGTGCGCGCAGCAGCAGGGCAAGTTCTGGGAGTACCACGACGGGCTCTTCGAGGCGGGCAACGACGCCAGCCCCGCAGCGCTCGAGAAGGTCGCCAGTAAGATTGGCTTGGACGAGGCCAAGTTCAAGACGTGTACGGCGGGCGCCGAAGCGCCTGCAGGCGTTAACAGCGACCTCGAAGAGGCGCAACGGCTTGGGTTGACCGGGACACCAACCTTCTTCATCAACGGCCGGCCGCTCGTCGGCGGGCTCCCGCTCGACGCATTCAGCGAGATCATCGACGAAGAGCTCGGGAGTAACGCTGAGCAGGTGACACGGTGA
- a CDS encoding GAF domain-containing protein, producing the protein MLSLKVTRETSDLEVLLELSRTLGTTTTLKGAFGRVLEHLEDALGATSANVMLRETDRDELRIAAATGVAWQTAQRVRYKLGEGITGRVVQSAKPVVVPRVSKEPLFLNRTGMTKRVGPREASFISVPIPGDGRVVGALGVLLPYRADTRLDREVQLLLVVAGMLGQAVRVQSLLSAERQRLLQENTQLRQELREKYDFRNVIGNSRPMQGLYEQMAQVAPTNTTVLIRGESGTGKELIAHALHYNSPRSSKPFVKVNCGALPEGLVESELFGYEPGAFTDARTMKKGRFEIANGGTVFLDEIGELSPSTQVKLLRVLQEREFERLGGTQSIKINVRLIAATNSDLEAAIRERTFREDLYYRLNVFSLFAPPLRERKSDILLLADHFVEKYARVHAKEVRRIATTAIDMLMSYHWPGNVRELENVVERAVLVSTGGALHAHDLPPSLQTAEVSGTLPRVSLDEAVSSLERDLILDALKSARGNIARAARLLDSTERIVAYKVRKHGIDALRFKSAPKPHMIVEG; encoded by the coding sequence ATGCTCTCGTTGAAGGTCACGCGTGAGACGAGCGACCTCGAAGTTCTCCTGGAGCTGAGTCGCACCCTTGGGACAACGACGACACTGAAGGGCGCTTTCGGGCGAGTTCTCGAACACCTGGAGGATGCCTTGGGCGCCACGAGCGCGAACGTGATGCTCCGCGAGACGGATCGCGACGAGCTTCGCATCGCGGCGGCTACTGGCGTCGCCTGGCAAACGGCCCAGCGAGTGCGGTACAAGCTGGGCGAGGGCATCACGGGCCGCGTCGTCCAGAGCGCTAAGCCAGTCGTCGTGCCCCGCGTGAGCAAGGAGCCGCTCTTCCTGAACCGCACGGGGATGACCAAGCGCGTCGGGCCGCGCGAGGCATCCTTCATCTCGGTGCCGATTCCGGGCGACGGGCGCGTCGTGGGGGCGCTCGGTGTTCTCCTCCCGTATCGGGCCGACACGCGCCTCGACCGCGAGGTCCAGCTGCTGCTGGTCGTGGCCGGCATGCTGGGCCAGGCGGTGCGCGTGCAGAGCCTGCTCTCGGCGGAGCGGCAGCGGCTGCTCCAGGAGAACACGCAGCTCAGGCAAGAGCTGCGGGAAAAGTACGACTTCCGCAACGTCATTGGCAATAGCCGGCCGATGCAGGGCTTGTACGAACAGATGGCGCAGGTGGCGCCGACCAACACCACCGTGCTCATCCGGGGCGAGTCGGGCACCGGCAAGGAGCTCATTGCCCACGCGCTCCATTACAACTCGCCGCGCTCCAGCAAGCCGTTCGTGAAGGTGAACTGCGGCGCCTTGCCCGAGGGGCTGGTCGAGTCCGAGCTCTTCGGCTACGAGCCTGGGGCGTTCACCGACGCGCGTACCATGAAGAAAGGCCGCTTCGAAATCGCCAACGGCGGCACGGTGTTCCTCGACGAGATCGGGGAGCTGAGTCCCAGCACGCAAGTCAAGCTGCTGCGCGTGCTGCAAGAGCGGGAGTTCGAGCGGCTGGGCGGCACCCAATCGATCAAGATCAACGTGCGCTTGATTGCGGCGACCAACAGTGATCTCGAGGCGGCCATTCGCGAGCGCACGTTTCGTGAGGATCTCTACTATCGCCTCAACGTGTTCTCGCTCTTCGCGCCGCCGCTTCGCGAGCGCAAATCGGACATCCTGCTGCTGGCGGATCACTTCGTCGAGAAGTATGCGCGTGTTCACGCCAAGGAAGTGCGCCGCATCGCGACCACCGCGATCGACATGCTCATGAGCTATCACTGGCCGGGCAACGTGCGCGAGCTGGAGAACGTCGTCGAGCGGGCCGTGCTCGTGTCCACCGGTGGCGCCCTTCATGCCCATGACCTGCCGCCCAGCTTGCAGACCGCGGAGGTCTCAGGGACGCTGCCGCGCGTCTCGCTCGATGAGGCAGTGTCGTCCCTCGAGCGGGATCTGATCCTCGATGCCCTCAAGTCTGCCCGCGGGAACATCGCCCGCGCGGCCCGGCTTCTCGACTCGACCGAGCGGATTGTGGCCTACAAGGTGCGCAAGCACGGCATCGACGCACTCCGGTTCAAGTCGGCGCCCAAGCCGCACATGATCGTGGAAGGCTAG